One Micromonospora sp. WMMD1120 genomic region harbors:
- a CDS encoding response regulator transcription factor, producing MPSLTRVVLAEDEVLLREGLVALLTRFDFTVCAAVGSAPELLEAARAHQPDLVLTDIRMPPGRHDDGLRAAVTLRAERQHLPVVVLSQYVQTGYAAALLDSGDGQRVGYLLKDRVAEVAEFVDTLRRVTAGGTAIDPDVVRQLLHRPRDPLAALSAREREVLALLAEGRSNASIAGRLHVSEAAVGKHVGSILLKLDLPPSDDTNRRVLAVLTYLRAEPGG from the coding sequence ATGCCGTCGCTGACCCGGGTGGTGCTCGCGGAGGACGAGGTGCTGTTGCGGGAGGGCCTGGTCGCGCTGCTGACCCGCTTCGACTTCACAGTGTGCGCGGCCGTCGGCTCCGCGCCGGAGTTGCTGGAGGCGGCCCGTGCGCACCAGCCGGACCTGGTGCTGACCGACATCCGGATGCCGCCGGGGCGGCACGACGACGGGCTGCGCGCGGCCGTCACGCTGCGCGCCGAGCGACAGCACCTGCCGGTCGTGGTGCTCAGCCAGTACGTGCAGACCGGGTACGCGGCCGCGCTGCTGGACAGCGGCGACGGCCAGCGGGTGGGCTACCTGCTGAAGGACCGGGTCGCCGAGGTCGCCGAGTTCGTCGACACCCTGCGCCGGGTCACCGCCGGCGGCACCGCCATCGACCCGGACGTGGTGCGGCAACTGCTGCACCGCCCACGCGACCCGCTCGCCGCGCTCTCCGCGCGGGAACGTGAGGTGCTGGCGCTGCTCGCCGAGGGCCGGTCCAACGCCTCGATCGCCGGCCGGTTGCACGTCAGCGAGGCGGCGGTCGGCAAGCACGTCGGCAGCATCCTGCTGAAGCTCGACCTGCCGCCCAGTGACGACACCAACCGCCGGGTGCTCGCGGTGCTGACCTACCTGCGCGCCGAGCCGGGGGGCTGA
- a CDS encoding BTAD domain-containing putative transcriptional regulator has product MTRPERTPGAVTFGVLGPLTAAIGGDPVPLRGHRQRLVLARLLLAHGRVVPVDRLVDDLWEVAPDGAVGAIRTFVADLRRALEPDRPPRQPPRVLVTEPPGYVVRADPDAVDADRFEAAVAEAAHLLEAGRPGPALTGLDTALGLWRGPAYADAATETWAVAEVNRLNELRSLAVERRAEALLAMGRPEEVAADLPAHLASFPLREDAWRLLAVARYRAGRQGDALAALREARDVLVTELGVDPGPELRQLEADILAQAPHLTPPLGRAVAPGPDGTVRPVQPAPPRRPFVGRDPELARLAGAAETAVRRRRPTLALLSGDPGAGKTALAEALTARLAAEGWTTAWGRIPEYEGAPPAWPWTQVTDALAGTVDATAAGGPNDGPADPAAARFRRHRRVAALISAVAARGPVLLVLDDLHRADGDTLDLLSALLAGPQPVSGPVLVVGTYRATEISPELTAALARSAGLEPVREYLGGLSAPATGELTGAIVGTAPDPATTRLIHQRSGGNPFFVRELAQLYATEGEAALVAVPPGVRDVIRHRLAQVPASTRTVLRQAAVLGRDVDPALLSALVGDPSVALDAVDSALQAGFLTERESDGQLRFTHILVRDTLYADLSAPRRAAWHAAAAEVLRQRDPVEPAALAYHLLRAGGPAAAARASGYARLAAERAEQHGNPHEAARMWGQTIEAYDRAGGIERRERLTAVLGLGRALAVTGRLAEARRWRAEAITAAEAVGDPRLLGEVLAGFDVPAIWTRNDDESLSARIVRAAEHALTTLDPSDGTRRSRLLSTLAVELRGSTTDRGRRAADEAETIARSLDDPTLLAFALNARFLHTFARPGLAGDRARIGGELVDLAARHHLATVEVLGHLVLVQAACALADRARADAHADAADRLARRYELPLVGVFTGWYAALRRALDGESVGAADAYRAAAGHPGADGMPGLTEGLLPLALLGLWLADTIGGDRPVPPAGAKEWATLDWGGHEPWVRPLLLLSDGDREAAAVALRAVPALPHDLLREVRLCLLGRAAWALDDRVTMTWVHAELLPAVGEMAAGSGVLTAGPVAGHLADLAGALGRAEEAARHRRTARAVTNRARAVAR; this is encoded by the coding sequence ATGACCAGGCCGGAGAGGACGCCCGGCGCGGTGACCTTCGGCGTGCTCGGGCCGCTGACCGCCGCGATCGGCGGCGACCCGGTGCCCCTGCGCGGGCACCGGCAGCGTCTCGTGCTGGCCCGGCTGCTGCTCGCGCACGGGCGTGTGGTGCCGGTGGACCGTCTCGTCGACGACCTCTGGGAGGTCGCGCCGGACGGCGCGGTGGGCGCGATCCGGACCTTCGTCGCCGACCTGCGGCGGGCGCTGGAGCCCGACCGGCCACCCCGGCAGCCGCCCCGGGTCCTGGTCACCGAACCACCCGGGTACGTGGTGCGGGCCGACCCGGACGCGGTGGACGCCGACCGGTTCGAGGCGGCCGTCGCTGAGGCTGCCCATCTGCTGGAGGCAGGACGTCCCGGGCCGGCCCTGACCGGTCTGGACACGGCGCTCGGGCTCTGGCGCGGGCCCGCGTACGCCGACGCCGCGACGGAGACCTGGGCGGTCGCGGAGGTCAACCGGCTGAACGAGCTACGGTCGCTCGCCGTCGAGCGGCGGGCCGAGGCGCTGTTGGCAATGGGCCGGCCGGAGGAGGTCGCCGCCGACCTGCCGGCCCACCTGGCGAGCTTCCCGCTGCGGGAGGACGCCTGGCGGCTGCTGGCGGTCGCCCGGTACCGGGCCGGTCGGCAGGGTGACGCGCTGGCCGCGCTGCGGGAGGCCCGGGACGTCCTGGTCACCGAGTTGGGCGTGGACCCCGGCCCCGAACTGCGGCAACTCGAAGCCGACATCCTGGCGCAGGCGCCGCACCTCACCCCGCCTCTCGGCCGGGCGGTCGCCCCCGGCCCCGACGGGACCGTCCGACCCGTGCAGCCCGCTCCGCCACGGCGTCCGTTCGTGGGCCGCGACCCGGAGCTGGCGCGGCTCGCCGGGGCGGCCGAGACCGCCGTCCGCCGACGCCGCCCCACCCTCGCCCTGCTCAGCGGCGACCCGGGCGCCGGCAAGACCGCGCTGGCCGAGGCCCTGACCGCCCGGCTCGCCGCCGAGGGCTGGACCACCGCGTGGGGGCGCATTCCGGAGTACGAGGGCGCCCCGCCGGCCTGGCCGTGGACCCAGGTCACCGACGCGCTCGCGGGGACCGTGGACGCCACGGCGGCCGGCGGGCCGAACGACGGACCGGCCGACCCCGCCGCGGCGCGGTTCCGCCGGCACCGCCGGGTCGCCGCGCTGATCTCGGCGGTCGCCGCACGAGGGCCGGTGCTGCTGGTCCTCGACGACCTGCACCGCGCCGACGGGGACACGCTCGATCTGCTGAGCGCGCTGCTCGCCGGCCCGCAGCCGGTCAGCGGGCCGGTGCTGGTCGTCGGCACCTACCGGGCCACCGAGATCAGCCCGGAGCTGACCGCGGCCCTGGCCCGCTCCGCCGGACTCGAACCGGTCCGTGAATATCTCGGCGGTCTGTCCGCGCCGGCGACCGGCGAGCTGACCGGCGCGATCGTCGGCACGGCACCCGATCCGGCCACCACCCGGTTGATCCACCAGCGCAGCGGGGGCAACCCGTTCTTCGTCCGCGAGCTGGCCCAGCTGTACGCGACGGAGGGGGAGGCGGCACTCGTCGCCGTGCCGCCCGGGGTGCGGGACGTGATCCGGCACCGGCTGGCACAGGTGCCCGCGTCGACCCGTACCGTGCTGCGGCAGGCGGCAGTGCTCGGCCGCGATGTCGACCCGGCCCTGCTGAGCGCGTTGGTCGGGGACCCCTCGGTCGCGCTGGACGCCGTCGACAGCGCCCTCCAGGCCGGGTTCCTCACCGAGCGGGAGTCCGACGGCCAGCTGCGTTTCACCCACATCCTGGTCCGCGACACGCTCTACGCCGACCTGTCCGCGCCCCGCCGTGCCGCCTGGCACGCGGCCGCCGCCGAGGTGCTGCGCCAACGGGACCCGGTCGAGCCCGCCGCCCTCGCGTACCACCTGCTGCGCGCGGGCGGGCCGGCTGCGGCCGCGCGCGCCTCCGGGTATGCCCGGCTGGCAGCCGAGCGGGCCGAGCAGCACGGCAACCCGCACGAGGCGGCCCGGATGTGGGGACAGACGATCGAGGCGTACGACCGGGCCGGCGGTATCGAGCGGCGCGAGCGTCTCACAGCGGTGCTCGGTCTGGGACGGGCGCTGGCCGTGACGGGCCGGCTGGCCGAGGCGCGGCGCTGGCGCGCCGAGGCGATCACGGCGGCCGAGGCGGTCGGCGACCCCCGACTGCTCGGGGAGGTGCTGGCGGGCTTCGACGTGCCGGCCATCTGGACGCGTAACGACGACGAGTCGCTGTCCGCACGCATCGTCCGGGCCGCCGAGCACGCCCTGACGACTCTCGACCCGAGCGACGGGACGCGGCGTAGCCGCCTGTTGAGCACTCTCGCGGTCGAGCTGCGCGGCAGCACGACCGACCGGGGCCGGCGGGCGGCGGACGAGGCCGAGACGATCGCCCGCAGCCTCGACGACCCCACCCTGCTGGCGTTCGCGCTCAACGCCCGCTTCCTGCACACCTTCGCGCGTCCCGGGCTGGCCGGCGACCGGGCCCGGATCGGCGGCGAGCTGGTCGACCTGGCCGCCCGACACCACCTGGCCACCGTCGAGGTGCTCGGTCACCTCGTGCTGGTCCAGGCCGCCTGCGCCCTTGCCGACCGGGCCCGCGCCGACGCGCACGCCGACGCCGCCGACCGTCTGGCCCGACGGTACGAGCTGCCGCTGGTCGGCGTCTTCACCGGGTGGTACGCCGCGCTCCGCCGGGCGCTCGACGGCGAGTCGGTCGGGGCGGCGGACGCGTACCGGGCGGCGGCCGGCCACCCGGGCGCCGACGGCATGCCGGGGTTGACCGAGGGTCTGCTTCCGCTCGCCCTGCTCGGCCTCTGGCTGGCCGACACGATCGGCGGCGACCGGCCGGTCCCGCCGGCCGGCGCCAAGGAGTGGGCGACTCTGGACTGGGGCGGGCACGAGCCGTGGGTCCGCCCGTTGCTCCTGCTCTCCGACGGCGACCGGGAAGCGGCCGCGGTCGCCCTGCGCGCCGTCCCCGCTTTGCCGCACGACCTGCTGCGCGAGGTCCGGCTCTGCCTCCTCGGCCGTGCCGCGTGGGCTCTCGACGACCGGGTCACGATGACTTGGGTCCACGCCGAGCTGCTGCCGGCCGTCGGCGAGATGGCGGCGGGAAGCGGGGTGCTCACCGCCGGCCCGGTGGCGGGGCACCTCGCCGACCTGGCCGGCGCACTCGGTCGGGCCGAGGAGGCGGCCCGGCACCGGCGCACCGCCCGGGCGGTCACAAACCGGGCCCGCGCCGTCGCCCGCTGA
- a CDS encoding low temperature requirement protein A, which yields MTGGLAGRLLQRRESPRRASFLELFFDLAFIFALTRLSRALLDDPSLNGGIQVLLMLAALWWVWFVTAWSADWFDPRAPLIVALLLWVMFGGLLMAAAVPTVFDGHALVFAIAYVAIHLGRAGMLLPALRGHPLQLRSLRVAIWFAISGVLWVVGAAVDPAREALWATALLLEYSLARLRWPFPGLGRSSWIDLQVNGMHLSERYQQIFIIALGELILISGITYSQSGLDRDSTVAFALAFVTAVALARLYLVPAGGRLGTRIEAAGPPGSRLTLKAGYLHLVMIAGVLATSVAMEMTIDDPMEHDTGQLALGVVGPALFLTGRIHLAVVVDGGRPWARLVGVPVIIAAGLATARLPQLVNSAVVAGVLLLIVLVDAMPGLRRFLRRGAGSAAPDRRHG from the coding sequence ATGACGGGCGGGCTTGCCGGGCGGCTGCTGCAACGACGGGAGAGCCCGCGCCGGGCCTCGTTCCTGGAGCTCTTCTTCGACCTGGCGTTCATCTTCGCGCTGACCCGGCTGTCCCGGGCGCTGCTCGACGACCCCAGCCTCAACGGCGGCATCCAGGTGCTGCTGATGCTGGCGGCGCTCTGGTGGGTGTGGTTCGTGACCGCCTGGTCGGCGGACTGGTTCGACCCGCGCGCGCCGCTGATCGTCGCCCTGCTGCTCTGGGTGATGTTCGGCGGTCTGCTGATGGCCGCCGCGGTGCCCACCGTCTTCGACGGGCACGCGCTGGTGTTCGCCATCGCCTACGTTGCCATCCACCTGGGCCGGGCGGGGATGCTGCTGCCCGCCCTGCGCGGGCACCCGCTGCAACTGCGCAGTCTGCGGGTGGCCATCTGGTTCGCGATCTCCGGCGTGCTCTGGGTGGTCGGGGCGGCCGTCGACCCGGCCCGGGAGGCGCTCTGGGCGACCGCGCTCCTGCTGGAGTACTCGCTGGCCCGGCTGCGCTGGCCGTTTCCCGGGCTCGGGCGTAGCTCCTGGATCGACCTCCAGGTGAACGGCATGCACCTCTCCGAGCGCTACCAGCAGATCTTCATCATCGCCCTGGGTGAGCTGATCCTGATCTCCGGCATCACCTACAGCCAGTCCGGCCTGGACCGCGACAGCACGGTCGCCTTCGCACTGGCGTTCGTGACAGCGGTGGCCCTCGCCCGGCTGTACCTGGTGCCCGCCGGCGGGCGGCTGGGCACGCGGATCGAGGCGGCCGGCCCGCCCGGGAGCAGGCTGACGCTCAAGGCGGGCTACCTGCACCTCGTCATGATCGCCGGGGTGCTGGCCACCTCCGTCGCCATGGAGATGACGATCGACGATCCGATGGAGCACGACACCGGCCAGTTGGCGCTGGGCGTCGTCGGCCCCGCGCTGTTCCTGACCGGCCGGATCCACCTCGCGGTGGTGGTCGACGGTGGCCGGCCCTGGGCGCGCCTGGTCGGGGTGCCGGTCATCATCGCGGCGGGCCTGGCGACAGCGCGGCTACCGCAACTCGTCAACAGCGCCGTCGTGGCCGGGGTGCTACTGCTGATCGTCCTGGTCGACGCGATGCCCGGCCTGCGGCGGTTCCTCCGGCGGGGCGCGGGGAGTGCCGCGCCCGACCGGCGGCACGGGTAG
- a CDS encoding alpha/beta hydrolase → MDPRINGFDYRRVSVADGVTLNAAVGGSGPAVVLLHGFPQTHLMWRHVAADLAADHTVICPDLRGYGDSDKPLDTDGTGYAKRTMAADVVALAAALGHERFALVGHDRGALVAFRAGLDHPTAVSHLAVLDVLPTLDMWDVLHGNSAAVAFHLYLMAQPPGLPETLIAGSPDAFFGHFLDVWTGTPEALPADVRAAYLRASRNAVPSIVADYRASAGIDVTHDAADRAAGNRLRMPVTVLQQDWGAALGYDAAAVWRAWAPDLDHRTVTCGHFMAEEAPADVLREVRALLAR, encoded by the coding sequence ATGGACCCCAGGATCAACGGATTCGACTACCGCCGGGTCAGCGTCGCCGACGGCGTGACGCTCAACGCCGCGGTGGGCGGTTCCGGGCCGGCCGTCGTGCTGCTGCACGGCTTCCCGCAGACCCACCTCATGTGGCGGCACGTGGCGGCCGACCTGGCCGCCGACCACACTGTCATCTGCCCCGACCTGCGCGGCTACGGCGACAGCGACAAGCCCCTCGACACCGACGGCACCGGGTACGCCAAGCGCACCATGGCCGCCGACGTTGTGGCGCTGGCCGCCGCGCTCGGCCACGAACGGTTCGCGCTCGTCGGGCACGACCGGGGCGCCCTGGTGGCGTTCCGCGCCGGTCTCGACCATCCGACGGCGGTCAGCCACCTGGCGGTGCTCGACGTGCTGCCCACCCTCGACATGTGGGACGTGCTGCACGGCAACAGCGCCGCCGTCGCGTTCCACCTGTATCTCATGGCGCAGCCGCCCGGCCTGCCGGAGACGCTCATCGCCGGCAGTCCGGACGCCTTCTTCGGTCACTTCCTGGACGTCTGGACCGGTACTCCGGAGGCCCTGCCGGCGGACGTGCGGGCGGCGTACCTGCGGGCGTCGCGGAACGCGGTGCCCTCGATCGTCGCCGACTACCGGGCGTCGGCCGGTATCGACGTGACCCATGACGCCGCCGATCGCGCCGCCGGCAACCGGCTGCGGATGCCGGTGACGGTGCTCCAGCAGGACTGGGGCGCGGCGCTCGGCTACGACGCGGCCGCGGTGTGGCGGGCCTGGGCGCCGGACCTGGACCACCGGACTGTCACCTGCGGGCACTTCATGGCGGAGGAGGCGCCGGCGGACGTCCTGCGGGAGGTGCGTGCCCTGCTCGCCCGCTGA
- a CDS encoding DUF1062 domain-containing protein: protein MLITWAVVPTCLPLVRRRCHVCASQRLRPSGRFRVNANHKLIDVWLLALCAACGVTAKLTVLERVTVGAIRSELLDRLHDNDSGLIAELLQDPAVQRRNRFDLDWTDAWRLDTGGPVDLDHDVLDVAVRFAARIPVRPVRLIADGCGLSRGEVGRLITEGRLVSAVRLGGRLSGDFTFTLKR, encoded by the coding sequence GTGCTCATCACCTGGGCCGTCGTGCCCACCTGCCTGCCCCTCGTCCGCCGTCGCTGTCACGTCTGCGCGTCGCAGCGACTGCGGCCCAGCGGCCGGTTCCGCGTCAACGCCAACCACAAACTCATCGACGTCTGGCTCCTCGCGCTCTGCGCCGCCTGCGGGGTCACGGCGAAGCTCACCGTCCTGGAGCGGGTGACGGTGGGCGCCATCCGCTCCGAACTGCTCGACCGGCTGCACGACAACGACAGCGGGCTGATCGCCGAGCTGCTCCAGGACCCGGCCGTGCAGCGCCGTAACCGATTCGACCTGGACTGGACCGACGCCTGGCGGCTGGACACCGGCGGACCGGTCGACCTGGATCACGACGTGCTCGACGTCGCCGTCCGCTTCGCGGCGCGGATCCCGGTCCGGCCGGTACGCCTGATCGCCGACGGCTGCGGTCTGTCGCGGGGCGAGGTCGGTCGACTGATCACGGAAGGGAGGCTCGTGTCGGCGGTCCGGTTGGGCGGTCGGCTCTCCGGCGACTTCACGTTCACCCTCAAACGCTGA
- a CDS encoding sensor histidine kinase codes for MTPEHPSHLAEALRRRRWLLSAWPWRALAYLVTTVPIASVLGVGLLVIGAPLLAAVNAVRQHGRPPSIALMLFLATGSLLLVALAPLVSHPVAVIERWRTRLVDDRPLPASPWPGLAARYRSAAGWRAVAYLFWLGGAVPVAYWMVLVLALLDLGMITSPWLAGDGDPVVIWRPIESTGEAVPYAILGVLLLPVLCYAIGLLAAAQAAVARWALASPIDAAALREVTRSRTRLVGAYEAERRRIERDLHDGAQPRLTSLTLQLGLARLDVPEDSPAARPLAVAHEQARGLMVMLRQLVQGIRPQSLTDLGLAGAVRELADAATIPVTVHTELPAPLPEIVETTAYFVVSEALGNVARHARATRADVRLTQPAGNLVVEVADDGRGGADPAAGTGLTGLADRVAAVDGRLLLSSPPGGPTVLRVELPCRR; via the coding sequence ATGACCCCGGAACACCCATCGCACCTGGCCGAGGCGCTGCGCCGCCGCCGCTGGCTGCTCTCCGCCTGGCCCTGGCGGGCGCTCGCCTACCTGGTCACCACGGTGCCGATCGCCAGCGTGCTCGGCGTCGGCCTGCTCGTCATCGGCGCCCCCCTGCTGGCCGCCGTCAACGCCGTGCGGCAGCACGGCCGGCCACCGAGCATCGCGCTGATGCTGTTCCTGGCCACCGGCAGCCTCCTGCTGGTGGCGCTGGCGCCGCTCGTCAGTCACCCGGTGGCTGTCATCGAGCGGTGGCGGACCAGGCTGGTCGACGACCGCCCGCTGCCCGCGTCGCCCTGGCCGGGCCTCGCCGCCCGCTACCGCAGCGCCGCCGGCTGGCGCGCCGTGGCGTACCTGTTCTGGTTGGGCGGGGCCGTGCCGGTCGCGTACTGGATGGTCCTGGTCCTCGCGTTGCTCGACCTTGGCATGATCACCAGTCCCTGGCTGGCCGGCGACGGCGACCCGGTGGTGATCTGGCGGCCGATCGAGAGCACCGGCGAGGCCGTTCCGTACGCGATCCTGGGCGTGCTGCTGCTGCCGGTGCTCTGCTACGCCATCGGCCTGCTCGCCGCCGCGCAGGCCGCGGTGGCCCGGTGGGCACTGGCCTCGCCGATCGACGCGGCGGCGCTGCGCGAGGTCACCCGATCCCGTACCCGGCTGGTCGGCGCGTACGAGGCGGAGCGCCGCCGCATCGAGCGGGACCTGCACGACGGCGCGCAGCCCCGGCTGACCAGCCTCACCCTCCAGTTGGGCCTGGCCCGGCTCGACGTGCCCGAGGACTCGCCCGCGGCCCGCCCTCTGGCCGTGGCGCACGAGCAGGCCCGAGGCCTGATGGTGATGCTGCGGCAGTTGGTGCAGGGCATCCGCCCGCAGAGCCTCACCGATCTCGGCCTGGCCGGCGCGGTACGCGAACTCGCCGACGCCGCCACCATCCCGGTCACCGTGCACACCGAGTTGCCCGCGCCGCTGCCGGAGATCGTGGAGACGACCGCGTACTTCGTGGTGTCCGAGGCGCTGGGCAACGTCGCCCGGCACGCCCGGGCGACGCGCGCCGACGTACGCCTCACCCAGCCCGCCGGAAATCTCGTCGTCGAGGTCGCCGACGACGGTCGGGGCGGCGCCGACCCGGCGGCGGGCACCGGCCTGACCGGGCTGGCCGACCGGGTGGCCGCGGTGGACGGGCGGCTGCTGCTGTCCAGCCCGCCCGGCGGGCCTACGGTGCTCCGGGTGGAGCTGCCATGCCGTCGCTGA
- a CDS encoding Gfo/Idh/MocA family oxidoreductase — protein sequence MAEALRVGLLGYGLAGRVFHAPLIAATPGLRLDAVVTRDPQRREQARQHFPDARLVDDADELWRTPESLDLVVVATPNRHHVPLARAALAAGLPVVVDKPLAATAAEGRELVDEATERRVPLTVFQNRRWDGDFLTARSLVEQGELGRVLRFESRFERFRPAIKPGWRELAGPEEAGGALFDLGAHLVDQAVQLFGPVERVYAEVDRRRAGAAVDDDAFVALTHANGVHSHLWMGAVTAQLGPRLRVLGDRAGYTTYGLDVQEAALHDGGRPGQPGWGEVPPERYGLLGVDGDLRPVPTEPGAYQTFYARVAAALRDGTPLPVDPRDSVATVELIELAHRSAAEGVVLPVPTD from the coding sequence ATGGCGGAGGCACTGCGGGTTGGGCTGCTGGGGTACGGACTGGCGGGCCGGGTGTTCCACGCCCCGTTGATCGCCGCCACTCCGGGGCTGCGGCTGGACGCCGTCGTGACCCGCGATCCGCAGCGGCGCGAGCAGGCCCGGCAGCACTTCCCGGACGCCCGGCTGGTCGACGACGCCGACGAACTCTGGCGTACCCCGGAGTCTCTGGACCTGGTGGTGGTCGCGACGCCGAACCGGCACCACGTGCCGTTGGCGCGGGCGGCGCTCGCCGCCGGTCTGCCGGTCGTCGTCGACAAGCCACTGGCGGCCACGGCGGCGGAGGGTCGCGAGCTGGTGGACGAGGCGACCGAGCGTCGGGTGCCGCTGACGGTGTTCCAGAACCGGCGCTGGGACGGCGACTTCCTGACCGCCCGCAGCCTGGTGGAGCAGGGTGAGCTGGGCCGGGTGCTGCGCTTCGAGTCGCGGTTCGAGCGGTTCCGCCCGGCGATCAAGCCGGGCTGGCGGGAGCTGGCCGGCCCGGAGGAGGCCGGTGGCGCCCTGTTCGACCTCGGCGCCCACCTCGTCGACCAGGCGGTGCAGCTCTTCGGCCCGGTCGAGCGGGTCTACGCCGAGGTGGACCGTCGCCGCGCGGGCGCGGCCGTGGACGACGACGCCTTCGTGGCGTTGACACACGCGAACGGGGTCCACTCGCACCTGTGGATGGGTGCGGTGACCGCCCAACTCGGGCCCCGGCTGCGGGTGCTGGGCGACCGGGCCGGTTACACGACGTACGGGCTGGACGTGCAGGAGGCGGCGCTGCACGACGGCGGTCGTCCGGGCCAGCCGGGCTGGGGCGAGGTCCCGCCGGAGCGCTACGGCCTGCTCGGCGTCGACGGTGACCTGCGACCGGTGCCGACCGAGCCGGGCGCGTACCAGACCTTCTACGCGCGGGTGGCGGCGGCGCTGCGGGACGGCACGCCGCTGCCGGTGGACCCCCGGGACTCGGTCGCCACCGTCGAGCTGATCGAGCTGGCGCACCGGTCGGCCGCCGAGGGCGTGGTGCTGCCGGTCCCGACCGACTGA
- a CDS encoding TetR/AcrR family transcriptional regulator — translation MASERKAIADPARSLAILWRTREPTSRSAGPGLSVDRIVHAAIEIADAEGLDALTMRRVAEALGVGTMSVYTYVPGKAELVAVMIDTVYGEMPRPAAEGDWRARLERIARDNLALYQRHPWMLRAETTRPVLGPHLLAKYDSELAAVADIGLTDVEMDAVLTLVLGHVKSSARAASEVVDLERATGMTDGQWWQSHAPWLETFLEPGAYPTASRVGTAAGQRHGAAYGPEYAFEFGLQRVLDGISVVVAERAAAS, via the coding sequence ATGGCGAGTGAGCGCAAGGCGATCGCGGACCCGGCCCGCAGCCTGGCCATCCTCTGGCGCACCCGGGAGCCGACCAGCCGCAGCGCCGGGCCGGGGCTCAGCGTCGACCGGATCGTCCACGCCGCCATCGAGATCGCCGACGCCGAGGGTCTGGACGCGCTGACCATGCGCCGGGTCGCCGAGGCGCTGGGCGTGGGCACCATGTCGGTCTACACGTACGTGCCCGGCAAGGCCGAACTCGTCGCGGTCATGATCGACACCGTGTACGGGGAGATGCCGCGTCCGGCCGCCGAGGGCGACTGGCGGGCCCGGTTGGAGCGGATCGCCCGTGACAATCTGGCGCTCTACCAACGGCACCCCTGGATGCTGCGGGCCGAGACGACCCGGCCGGTGCTCGGGCCGCACCTGCTGGCCAAGTACGACAGCGAACTCGCCGCGGTCGCCGACATCGGGCTCACCGACGTCGAGATGGACGCCGTGCTCACCCTCGTGCTGGGGCACGTGAAGAGCTCCGCGCGCGCCGCCTCCGAGGTGGTGGACCTGGAGCGCGCGACCGGCATGACCGACGGTCAGTGGTGGCAGTCGCACGCGCCCTGGCTGGAGACCTTCCTCGAACCGGGCGCCTACCCGACGGCGTCCCGGGTCGGCACGGCCGCCGGGCAGCGGCACGGCGCCGCGTACGGCCCGGAGTACGCGTTCGAGTTCGGTCTGCAACGCGTCCTCGACGGCATCTCGGTGGTGGTCGCCGAGCGGGCGGCCGCCAGCTAG